Proteins encoded together in one Penicillium digitatum chromosome 1, complete sequence window:
- a CDS encoding Major facilitator superfamily domain, general substrate transporter: MPAKLESKIPKYITITRLRNPSTKHQSNCFYSSMSNIERITDTSGAVALGPSQTSQESQESYDDEFTLPTKEENDTLRKVADNLPFVGFSLCLVEFAERASYYGAQTLFSNFVQFPLPKGGNGAGSPPRGTQGTAGALGMGLQANTYIGRYKAIVIGVFICGVAHIIQVIGAIPSVLQKGKSNAAPPFVIGLLLLAFGAGLFKPNISPTVLDQHKSQTPYVKTLKSGENVIVDPETTNNRTMLLFYMFVNIGAFYMLATTYAEKYVGYWLSFLLSGIIYFLLPILLFAVYKKTKKHPPSGNKDLAEAFKIGWTALVQNRFQFWRNDFWDAAKPANLRSKGIEVNWTDTAVFKVAKTMEACDIFWFYPIYNLNDGGIGSVSTNQGASMITNGAPNDVLNNFNPLTIMVVIPILTFVIYPFLERRRLKPGPITRMTIGFSIATLAGIVGALVQWKVYQLSPCGTHSSTCDSVADISIWWQVPNTALSAISECFANVTAYEVAYARAPASMKGLVVAIFLFMTALSSALGEILIPAIKDPWLIWIWAAPAVALAVQTVIFWIRFRHMNSENYFAEDVVYSPVEEQQVLPKTEA; this comes from the exons ATGCC GGCAAAACTCGAATCGAAAATTCCCAAATACATAACAATCACGCGATTGAG AAATCCATCAACCAAACATCAGTCCAACTGTTTTTATTCTTCAATGA GCAATATTGAGCGCATCACGGACACTTCCGGGGCCGTAGCCCTCGGGCCCTCGCAGACATCGCAAGAATCTCAGGAATcctatgatgatgaattcacTCTTCCAACCAAGGAGGAAAATGACACCCTTCGTAAAGTAGCCGACAATCTGCCTTTCGTCGGTTTCTCCCTCTGTCTGGTCGAGTTTGCCGAGCGCGCTTCCTACTATGGAGCACAGACACTCTTCTCCAACTTTGTCCAATTCCCATTACCCAAAG GTGGCAATGGAGCCGGTTCTCCTCCACGTGGAACCCAAGGGACTGCCGGGGCTCTCGGAATGGGATTACAAGCCA ATACCTATATCGGTCGGTATAAGGCTATTGTGATTGGGGTTTTCATCTGCGGCGTTGCCCACATCATCCAGGTTATTGGCGCGATCCCATCTGTTCTCCAGAAGGGCAAATCTAACGCGGCTCCACCGTTCGTTATTGGCCTCTTACTTCTTGCTTTCGGTGCTGGTCTCTTCAAGCCAAATATCTCACCGACTGTTTTGGATCAACACAAATCCCAAACGCCATACGTCAAGACTCTCAAGTCGGGCGAGAACGTCATTGTCGACCCTGAAACCACCAACAATCGGACCATGCTGCTATTCTACATGTTTGTCAACATTGGTGCTTTCTACATGTTGGCGACAACCTACGCGGAAAAGTATGTTGGTTATTGGCTTTCCTTCCTGCTATCGGGTATCATTTACTTCTTGCTTCCAATCCTTCTCTTTGCTGTTTAtaaaaagaccaaaaagcATCCTCCCAGTGGAAACAAGGACCTCGCGGAAGCCTTCAAAATCGGATGGACTGCCCTTGTGCAGAACAGATTCCAATTCTGGCGCAATGACTTCTGGGATGCAGCAAAACCCGCAAACCTTCGCAGTAAGGGAATTGAAGTTAATTGGACGGATACCGCAGTATTCAAGGTTGCGAAAACAATGG AGGCGTGCGACATCTTCTGGTTTTACCCCATTTACAACCTAAACGACGGTGGTATCGGCTCAGTCTCCACGAACCAAGGGGCCTCAATGATCACAAACGGAGCACCCAACGACGTTCTCAACAACTTTAACCCGCTGACAATCATGGTCGTCATCCCCATCCTAACTTTCGTGATCTACCCATTCCTAGAGCGGCGCAGGTTGAAGCCCGGTCCCATTACCCGAATGACCATTGGCTTCTCTATTGCTACTCTAGCCGGCATTGTCGGTGCACTAGTCCAATGGAAAGTCTACCAGCTCTCACCATGTGGCACTCACTCATCGACTTGTGACAGTGTCGCCGATATTAGCATCTGGTGGCAGGTTCCCAATACAGCTCTCAGCGCCATAAGTGAATGTTTTGCCAACGTCACAGCGTACGAGGTGGCCTACGCTCGAGCCCCAGCAAGCATGAAGGGTTTGGTCGTTGCCATTTTCCTTTTCATGACTGCCTTATCTAGTGCTCTTGGTGAGATTCTCATCCCCGCGATCAAGGACCCGTGGTTGATCTGGATTTGGGCTGCTCCTGCCGTTGCACTGGCGGTGCAAACGGTTATTTTCTGGATCAGGTTCAGGCACATGAACTCTGAGAACTACTTTGCCGAAGATGTAGTTTATTCCCCGGTCGAGGAGCAGCAAGTTTTACCCAAGACGGAGGCATGA
- a CDS encoding MFS multidrug transporter, putative: MSPTIPDDSETPEPLHPQHRSMAETQESLRNRGIAETPQPLDYNYPAIGHDTDPVFPEEYTVETSTGLVPQATLEQIRSHGSVPSTKVGTPANEVDTDIEKGGKGSTEFVTFTINDPEHPYNWSRIYRWYITMVASAVVVCVAFGSSIVTGGLGLIEHKYNVSLEVAILTCSIMVCGFAVGPLLWSPLSEIIGRRPVYIISLTLYTIFNIPCALSPNIGGLLVCRFLCGVFSSSGLSLAGGTIADIWSIEERGMAIAYFAAAPYCGPVLGPIVTGWINIGTGRLELFFWVNLAFAGAITILIGLVPETYAPVILKRRAARLRKETGNPNIITEQEKTKLTFSEIARTSLIRPITMIMTEPVLDLMCMYIVLIYAMLYAFFFAYPVIFPKLYGYNDGQVGLMFIPILIGAGFALVVTPTIEGKFKKICSMRSPTPEDRLYAALLGAPLIPIAFFILGATSYKHIIWVGPASSGIAFGFGMVLCYYSVNNYIIDSYQKYAASALAAKVFLRSGGGAAFPLFTTQMYDRLGLQWASWLLAFIGVGMVFIPYIFYFFGAALRARLTRG, encoded by the coding sequence ATGTCTCCAACAATACCAGACGACTCAGAGACCCCAGAGCCCTTGCATCCCCAGCACCGATCCATGGCCGAGACCCAAGAGAGCCTCCGCAACCGGGGCATCGCAGAAACCCCTCAACCGTTGGATTACAATTACCCAGCAATTGGACACGACACGGACCCTGTGTTCCCTGAAGAATACACCGTTGAAACCAGTACCGGTCTTGTTCCCCAAGCAACCTTGGAGCAGATTCGATCTCATGGCTCTGTTCCATCCACGAAAGTCGGCACACCAGCAAATGAGGTCGACACAGACATTGAAAAGGGAGGAAAGGGCTCCACGGAGTTTGTAACATTCACCATCAATGATCCGGAACACCCTTACAACTGGTCTCGCATTTATCGCTGGTATATCACTATGGTGGCTTCCGCAGTTGTGGTATGTGTCGCATTTGGGTCCTCCATTGTCACCGGAGGATTGGGTTTGATTGAACATAAATACAATGTCTCTCTCGAAGTTGCAATCCTGACATGTTCAATCATGGTCTGTGGATTCGCAGTTGGTCCTCTACTCTGGTCTCCCCTCTCCGAGATCATCGGCCGAAGACCTGTAtacatcatctctctcacttTATATACCATCTTCAACATTCCATGCGCTCTCTCCCCAAACATCGGTGGCTTGCTTGTATGCCGATTCCTCTGCGGTGTCTTCTCCAGTTCGGGCCTTTCTCTCGCTGGCGGCACCATCGCCGATATCTGGAGCATCGAAGAGCGTGGTATGGCTATCGCTTACTTTGCTGCTGCACCTTACTGTGGCCCTGTGCTTGGTCCCATCGTGACCGGTTGGATCAACATCGGAACTGGCCGCCTCGAACTTTTCTTTTGGGTGAACCTAGCCTTCGCCGGTGCCATCACGATCCTGATCGGCCTTGTCCCAGAGACATATGCTCCAGTGATTCTTAAGCGCCGCGCCGCAAGACTCCGCAAAGAAACTGGAAACCCAAACATCATCACCGAGCAAGAAAAGACGAAGCTCACATTCAGCGAAATCGCTCGCACAAGTCTGATCCGACCCATCACTATGATCATGACCGAGCCCGTTCTTGACCTAATGTGCATGTATATCGTGCTGATCTACGCAATGCTCTAcgccttcttcttcgcaTACCCAGTGATCTTCCCCAAGCTTTATGGCTACAACGACGGCCAGGTCGGACTCATGTTCATTCCCATTCTGATCGGTGCCGGCTTCGCTCTGGTTGTCACTCCCACCATTGAGGGCAAGTTCAAGAAGATCTGCAGTATGCGATCTCCAACACCAGAAGATCGACTCTACGCGGCCCTGCTTGGGGCACCTTTAATCCCGATTgccttcttcatcttgggcGCTACCTCCTACAAACATATCATCTGGGTCGGACCTGCTTCGTCGGGTATTGCCTTTGGCTTCGGCATGGTGTTGTGCTACTATTCAGTGAATAATTATATCATTGATTCGTACCAGAAGTACGCTGCGTCGGCTTTGGCGGCCAAAGTCTTCCTGCGCTCTGGTGGTGGTGCAGCTTTCCCACTGTTCACCACGCAGATGTATGATCGTCTTGGTTTGCAGTGGGCTTCTTGGCTGCTTGCTTTCATTGGTGTTGGTATGGTTTTCATCCCGTATATCTTCTACTTCTTTGGGGCAGCACTGCGTGCA